The proteins below are encoded in one region of Nostoc sp. UHCC 0870:
- a CDS encoding ribbon-helix-helix domain-containing protein — translation MATSKAKVTFTCSPELKEKLQEWADSENRTLSNLVELIAQQAVTDHEKKSSKK, via the coding sequence ATGGCAACGTCTAAGGCAAAAGTAACTTTTACGTGCAGTCCTGAGTTAAAAGAAAAACTACAAGAATGGGCGGACAGCGAAAACCGAACTCTATCAAACTTGGTCGAGCTAATTGCCCAGCAAGCAGTAACAGACCACGAAAAAAAATCGAGCAAGAAGTAA
- a CDS encoding DUF3854 domain-containing protein — translation MHTTQTTTTQTANRLTDRHYKECVTNRGLCPEWIAVNCRSMDTKEASQRLGYTAKSAGIWLEGVDGFGQYRPNKPWKSVDEKKAPKYRTATKEEYDAMLPRHPHNPGYWQDYEALKPLCYQINGHPCLVVTEGLFKAIAGCFHGFPTVALAGVEQGLTPTASDPQGKRYLVDTLELLARAKFGWIIAFDADECAQTNKNVVAAQRKLAHQLAKFKVPVYIATGLWSAAEGKGMDDYIQANGDDAFRDKVLAKAVNFEIWERQFKEDDADNKTLSESAFAAQIAEDYRAKLAWHVANKAWYWYEAENKCGVWSEIPSEEAMSIVLTELETRTRHFSSRFVNGVLTLLKAKLRVNHWEVRKGFICLQDCVLDVNTLKEYPHEPGYRMLSQLPFKWADRSVGCEPVKEWLLEACEGKADWVEVIRAGINATVTERGGELQRFMELVGAGGTGKGTLLRLVQALLGRENYAITELKQLEQNRFETAALYGKKAVFITDSERYTGDVSTLKKLTGDDELRHEKKGIQQTGSFRFSGVVWIAANEIIQSSDYTNALSRRRLSMPFERVVPQNERRPLEKEFQPYLPGVLQWVLEMSALDVAAYVGDTNKLVPSLGSFSTEVLLSTNPLADWANDRLYYDPKAQTQIGDNGQSAELFLYPNYCEWAQRNSHGIMTKQRFSAILLNLLNSQLNINAAKVRNKKGRFITKIAIRQSGQDFPLLISEKDADLDADFHKSHANPVLTSMLTESIDSADFQNGADLLADSNASDTTNQHYLMNTTSSQNQEDKSAQSAQSALPRVSASTTDSTTDITTQKQVSTKQRMIETWENKSALGEIVLNLDSAELQQIAKGFSPEQVQYIKDAANSVWQLGANSLADYNGELVYIWECGQSNDVRIGTKTQAGAKVRRAHLRPWLGI, via the coding sequence GTGCATACTACACAGACAACTACAACACAGACTGCTAACAGACTGACTGACAGACATTATAAAGAGTGCGTCACCAACCGGGGCTTGTGTCCAGAATGGATAGCTGTTAACTGTCGCTCAATGGACACCAAAGAAGCGAGCCAACGCTTAGGATACACAGCAAAATCAGCAGGCATCTGGCTAGAAGGAGTCGACGGTTTTGGGCAGTATCGCCCTAACAAGCCCTGGAAAAGCGTAGACGAGAAGAAAGCACCCAAGTATCGGACAGCGACCAAAGAAGAATATGACGCAATGCTACCCCGTCATCCTCATAATCCGGGCTACTGGCAGGATTATGAGGCACTTAAACCACTTTGCTATCAGATCAACGGTCATCCTTGCTTAGTTGTAACTGAGGGATTATTTAAGGCGATCGCCGGCTGTTTTCACGGATTCCCTACAGTTGCGCTCGCTGGAGTGGAACAGGGCTTAACACCGACGGCTAGCGACCCCCAAGGCAAACGTTACCTAGTCGATACCCTAGAATTATTAGCCCGTGCTAAGTTTGGATGGATTATTGCTTTTGACGCAGACGAATGCGCCCAAACTAATAAAAATGTGGTGGCAGCACAAAGAAAACTAGCTCATCAATTAGCTAAGTTTAAAGTACCTGTGTACATTGCCACGGGCTTATGGAGTGCAGCAGAAGGTAAGGGGATGGACGATTACATTCAGGCCAACGGCGACGACGCTTTTAGAGACAAAGTGTTAGCTAAGGCTGTTAATTTTGAAATTTGGGAACGCCAGTTCAAAGAAGACGATGCTGATAACAAAACTTTGTCAGAATCCGCTTTTGCGGCACAAATCGCCGAAGATTACCGTGCCAAGCTAGCTTGGCACGTAGCCAACAAAGCTTGGTACTGGTATGAAGCAGAAAATAAGTGCGGGGTCTGGAGTGAAATTCCCTCTGAAGAGGCGATGTCAATTGTTTTAACAGAACTGGAAACGCGGACACGCCATTTCTCCAGCAGGTTTGTCAACGGTGTTTTGACTTTACTCAAGGCCAAACTCAGGGTTAATCACTGGGAAGTCCGCAAAGGTTTTATTTGTCTTCAGGATTGTGTGCTGGATGTGAATACCCTCAAAGAATATCCACATGAGCCGGGATACAGAATGCTGAGTCAGCTACCTTTTAAATGGGCTGACCGCAGTGTAGGTTGTGAGCCTGTGAAGGAATGGTTGCTGGAAGCTTGCGAAGGTAAAGCCGACTGGGTGGAAGTTATTCGCGCTGGGATTAATGCGACCGTCACCGAACGCGGCGGCGAGTTACAAAGATTTATGGAGCTAGTGGGTGCTGGCGGTACTGGCAAAGGTACTTTATTGCGGCTGGTGCAAGCACTACTGGGCAGAGAAAACTACGCCATCACCGAACTGAAGCAGTTGGAGCAAAACCGCTTTGAAACTGCGGCTCTCTACGGCAAGAAAGCTGTGTTTATCACTGACTCTGAACGCTACACAGGTGATGTTAGCACTCTCAAGAAATTGACAGGTGATGATGAGCTGCGACACGAGAAAAAAGGCATTCAGCAAACAGGCAGTTTTAGATTTAGTGGGGTGGTCTGGATTGCTGCCAACGAAATCATTCAAAGCAGTGATTACACTAACGCCCTGTCCCGTCGTCGTCTCTCCATGCCTTTTGAGCGGGTGGTGCCACAAAATGAGCGTCGCCCCTTAGAAAAGGAATTTCAGCCATACTTGCCTGGGGTATTGCAATGGGTTTTAGAGATGTCGGCTTTGGATGTCGCTGCTTATGTCGGTGACACTAACAAACTAGTGCCTTCACTTGGCTCGTTTAGCACAGAGGTACTGTTAAGCACTAACCCTCTGGCTGATTGGGCTAATGACCGTCTTTACTATGACCCGAAAGCACAAACGCAAATCGGTGATAACGGTCAAAGTGCTGAATTGTTCCTCTATCCTAACTACTGCGAATGGGCGCAGCGTAATTCTCACGGCATTATGACTAAGCAACGATTCTCAGCCATTTTGCTGAATCTGCTGAATTCTCAACTCAACATTAATGCTGCAAAAGTGAGAAACAAGAAAGGACGTTTTATCACTAAAATTGCTATTCGCCAGTCAGGACAAGACTTTCCGCTCTTAATCTCGGAAAAAGATGCTGACCTTGATGCTGACTTTCATAAAAGTCATGCTAACCCGGTGCTGACTTCTATGCTAACTGAAAGTATTGATAGTGCTGACTTTCAGAATGGTGCTGACCTTTTGGCTGATAGTAACGCATCTGACACCACCAACCAACACTACTTGATGAACACTACTAGCAGTCAAAATCAGGAGGATAAGTCAGCACAGTCAGCACAGTCAGCACTACCAAGGGTTTCAGCCAGCACTACTGACAGCACTACCGATATCACCACACAAAAACAAGTCAGCACCAAACAACGAATGATTGAGACTTGGGAGAACAAGTCAGCCTTGGGTGAAATCGTTCTAAATCTTGATAGTGCTGAATTACAGCAAATTGCTAAAGGTTTCAGTCCTGAACAAGTGCAATATATCAAGGACGCAGCTAATAGCGTGTGGCAGTTAGGTGCAAATTCATTGGCTGATTACAACGGCGAACTAGTCTACATTTGGGAGTGCGGACAATCAAACGATGTTCGCATTGGTACTAAGACTCAGGCTGGCGCAAAAGTTAGACGCGCTCATCTGCGTCCTTGGTTAGGCATTTGA